A window of the Rhodohalobacter mucosus genome harbors these coding sequences:
- a CDS encoding succinate dehydrogenase cytochrome b subunit: MPTLLQAATSQVGRKLLTGATGVFLVLFVIFHLGGNLAVFGEPDAMNRYSMVLHNFGPLLWFARVGLLAVFLIHTWIGISIWLRRRKARPNKYEVYSSKGGPSRQSLSSQSMAFTGVVLFVFVIFHINTFALGDTGTVVIDGQETHDIKTLVLDTFQNPVYAFGYAFVMLLLGTHLGHGVWSAFTSLGMTSKKASAVMYTVGSLIAVLLAVGFLFIPIYIYFGGGCEAALIHCE; this comes from the coding sequence ATGCCAACACTACTACAAGCCGCCACGTCGCAGGTAGGGCGTAAACTTCTTACGGGGGCAACGGGTGTATTTCTGGTTCTATTTGTCATCTTTCACCTTGGCGGTAACCTGGCCGTATTTGGTGAGCCGGATGCGATGAATCGCTACTCCATGGTGCTCCATAATTTTGGCCCTCTGCTCTGGTTTGCGCGGGTAGGCCTTCTTGCCGTCTTTCTTATTCATACCTGGATTGGGATCTCAATTTGGCTCAGGCGAAGAAAAGCCAGGCCAAATAAGTATGAGGTGTACAGCAGTAAAGGCGGGCCCAGCAGGCAGAGCCTGAGTTCACAAAGCATGGCGTTTACCGGGGTTGTGCTCTTTGTGTTTGTCATCTTTCACATCAATACGTTTGCACTTGGGGATACAGGAACGGTTGTGATTGACGGACAGGAGACCCATGATATCAAAACACTCGTACTGGATACATTTCAGAACCCCGTATACGCTTTTGGATATGCATTTGTGATGCTTCTGCTTGGAACCCACCTTGGACACGGCGTATGGAGTGCTTTCACTTCTCTCGGAATGACCAGCAAAAAAGCATCTGCCGTTATGTATACCGTGGGCAGCCTGATTGCTGTTCTGTTAGCCGTCGGGTTCTTGTTTATCCCGATCTATATCTATTTTGGCGGTGGCTGTGAAGCAGCACTTATCCACTGTGAATAA
- a CDS encoding lipase family protein produces the protein MSFTSRLRLLLILFITPALFISCDTSSSNDDLPENDFLVSDNLKRTITQQQLETFWFFAGVPEAEEFITYDVDVHTVVYNTRDLDGNPIQASGAILVPQGIENPGLLSVQHATIFSNDEAPSVDIGISVTARKAIFASAGYITFLPDYLGYGVTEELLHPYQVESSLAETSKDMILAGLEFIQNRNLTSTEQPVNLIGYSEGAYASLALARLIEESAPVVDIGLLSMGAPIFDISATMDDIIQNPEVTRECVPCYAYFLYTYHQLYDFSRPLSDYFQSPYDQVIADGLFNGEQTSQEVSSSLPESVSDLFTAAFIQRYNDGEETELEQAVAENDLFYIPGARVLLVHGDSDTVAPLFNSSDFEQRALDAGKTNYTFIVEEGANHTEGFIPWGFETLDALGVRSSVLANR, from the coding sequence ATGTCATTCACATCGCGGCTGCGACTGCTTCTTATTCTTTTCATCACTCCGGCGCTTTTCATCTCCTGCGATACGAGCAGCAGCAACGATGATCTTCCGGAAAATGATTTTCTGGTTTCCGATAACCTGAAAAGAACCATCACGCAGCAGCAACTCGAAACGTTCTGGTTTTTTGCGGGTGTACCGGAAGCCGAAGAGTTTATCACATATGATGTGGATGTGCATACCGTGGTGTACAATACGCGCGACCTGGACGGAAACCCAATTCAGGCTTCCGGAGCCATACTGGTGCCACAGGGAATTGAAAATCCGGGCCTGCTCTCCGTTCAGCACGCTACAATATTTTCAAACGACGAGGCTCCCTCTGTGGATATCGGTATTTCGGTTACGGCCCGCAAAGCGATCTTCGCATCCGCAGGATATATTACATTTCTACCGGATTACCTGGGGTATGGTGTCACGGAAGAACTTCTGCATCCATATCAGGTGGAAAGCAGCCTGGCGGAAACCAGCAAGGATATGATACTGGCAGGGCTCGAATTTATTCAAAACCGAAATCTGACCAGTACTGAACAGCCGGTGAACCTGATAGGATATTCGGAAGGTGCCTATGCCAGTCTGGCCCTGGCGAGGCTGATCGAGGAATCGGCCCCCGTGGTTGATATCGGTTTGTTGTCGATGGGAGCGCCAATTTTTGATATCTCGGCCACAATGGACGATATTATTCAAAACCCGGAGGTGACCCGTGAATGCGTGCCCTGTTACGCGTATTTTCTATACACCTACCACCAGCTCTACGACTTCTCACGTCCTCTGAGCGACTACTTTCAGTCTCCCTATGATCAGGTAATCGCAGACGGACTGTTTAACGGGGAACAGACTAGCCAGGAGGTGAGCAGCAGCCTTCCCGAATCGGTTTCGGATCTTTTTACAGCCGCGTTTATTCAGCGATACAACGACGGCGAGGAGACAGAGCTGGAGCAGGCTGTAGCTGAAAACGATCTTTTCTATATACCCGGGGCCAGAGTGCTTTTGGTGCATGGTGATTCGGATACCGTTGCACCTCTGTTCAACAGCAGTGATTTTGAGCAGCGGGCACTTGATGCGGGAAAAACCAATTACACCTTTATCGTTGAGGAGGGAGCAAACCATACGGAGGGTTTTATTCCCTGGGGATTCGAAACGCTGGATGCACTTGGAGTGAGAAGCAGCGTGCTTGCAAACCGATAA
- a CDS encoding cob(I)yrinic acid a,c-diamide adenosyltransferase: MKIYTKKGDKGNTSLFGGKSVHKSSQRIEAYGTVDELNSVIGMVLTYELSESGRDYLNEIQHQLFILGADLATLPEKTAKIERIGTAHIGQLEQWIDTLDEKLPGLTNFILPGGSGAGASLHMARTVCRRAERRVAALKQVDPVSDECIIYLNRLSDLLFVMARFENQEAGAKETPWVSRK, encoded by the coding sequence ATGAAGATTTACACAAAAAAGGGCGACAAGGGCAACACATCTCTCTTCGGCGGCAAGAGTGTTCACAAAAGCAGTCAGCGAATTGAGGCATACGGAACCGTCGATGAGCTCAACTCCGTCATCGGCATGGTGCTCACATACGAGCTGAGCGAGAGCGGACGCGACTATCTTAATGAAATACAGCATCAGCTTTTTATTCTGGGGGCCGATCTGGCCACACTTCCTGAAAAAACAGCCAAAATTGAACGTATAGGAACGGCTCATATCGGGCAGCTTGAGCAGTGGATCGACACTCTTGATGAGAAGCTTCCCGGCCTGACCAACTTCATTCTACCCGGAGGAAGCGGCGCCGGTGCCAGCCTTCACATGGCAAGAACCGTTTGCCGCCGTGCAGAGCGCCGTGTTGCAGCCCTGAAACAAGTTGATCCAGTTTCTGACGAATGCATCATCTATCTGAACCGTCTTTCAGACCTGCTGTTTGTGATGGCTCGTTTTGAAAATCAAGAAGCCGGCGCTAAAGAGACCCCCTGGGTATCCCGTAAATAA
- the gmk gene encoding guanylate kinase, producing MSKKRGKIIILVSPSGGGKSTMKKRLLEDFEQIHFSVSATTREPREGESDGTDYYFLSRDEFREKVRKGEFLEWEEFYNGTMYGTLRSVVENDLNKGYFILLDIDVLGAKNVKQMYGSDALAIFLSPPSIDVLKERLAARGTEDPYSLRTRLKRAEKEMAYSDQFDTKIINDDLEEAYSKVRETVSTFINS from the coding sequence TTGAGTAAAAAAAGGGGAAAAATTATCATACTGGTGTCGCCGAGCGGTGGCGGGAAGTCGACCATGAAAAAGCGGCTTCTTGAAGATTTTGAGCAGATCCATTTTTCAGTCAGCGCTACTACGCGAGAACCCAGGGAGGGCGAATCAGACGGAACAGATTACTATTTCCTAAGCCGCGATGAATTCCGGGAAAAGGTGCGGAAAGGAGAATTTCTGGAGTGGGAAGAATTTTACAACGGAACCATGTACGGCACACTCCGTTCCGTCGTTGAAAATGACCTGAATAAAGGCTATTTTATTTTGCTTGACATCGATGTTTTGGGAGCCAAAAATGTAAAGCAGATGTACGGCAGTGACGCACTTGCCATATTTCTTTCGCCCCCATCGATCGACGTTTTAAAAGAAAGGCTTGCAGCGCGAGGCACGGAAGATCCATACAGTTTACGAACCCGGCTTAAACGCGCTGAAAAAGAGATGGCTTACTCAGATCAGTTTGATACAAAAATTATCAACGATGACCTTGAGGAAGCCTATTCCAAAGTCAGAGAAACCGTTTCAACTTTTATTAATTCATAA
- a CDS encoding universal stress protein has translation MIKRILVALDPDEDTPVATRFSIRLAKRFDASLTGLAVVDISNIHSAIGIGGYGTEIYGRQIWTEMADETRRIAENLLNSFKQRVEKEGVRHRDVKEQGASYDLIVEEMKYHDLLVVGRDSHFFYNQPDRDTDTLANVVKKGVSPTLVVMNEYRSVENVIITFDGSAPAARSLKAFVHLLPYGKDIEIDLVYVADGESSEDMDKAMTILKQAEDYLKEHNFRYISKEVLEKGEPGERIMEHQKKRSPDLTVLGAHSVSAVKRAAFGSTTHHLITNSEVPLFLSP, from the coding sequence ATGATCAAGCGAATATTGGTTGCTCTCGACCCGGATGAGGATACACCGGTGGCGACCCGGTTTTCTATCCGGCTGGCCAAGCGGTTCGATGCCAGCCTGACGGGTCTCGCGGTTGTGGATATTTCAAATATTCACAGCGCTATTGGCATCGGTGGATACGGAACGGAAATCTACGGCCGTCAGATCTGGACTGAAATGGCTGATGAAACGCGGCGTATAGCAGAAAACCTGCTCAATTCATTTAAGCAAAGAGTCGAAAAAGAGGGGGTAAGGCACAGAGACGTAAAAGAGCAGGGCGCATCCTACGATCTTATCGTTGAGGAGATGAAATACCACGATCTGCTCGTGGTAGGCCGCGACTCGCACTTTTTCTACAACCAGCCCGATCGCGACACCGATACACTGGCGAATGTGGTGAAAAAGGGTGTTTCACCGACCCTCGTGGTGATGAACGAGTACCGTTCTGTTGAAAATGTGATCATCACGTTCGACGGCAGCGCGCCTGCCGCACGATCCCTCAAAGCATTTGTGCACCTGCTTCCATATGGCAAAGACATCGAAATAGATCTGGTGTACGTGGCAGATGGTGAATCGAGCGAAGATATGGACAAAGCCATGACGATACTCAAACAGGCTGAAGACTACCTGAAAGAGCACAACTTTCGCTACATCTCCAAAGAGGTGCTTGAAAAAGGAGAACCGGGTGAACGGATTATGGAGCACCAGAAAAAGAGAAGCCCGGATCTAACCGTATTGGGTGCACACTCCGTATCGGCGGTGAAGAGAGCTGCTTTCGGCTCAACAACGCATCACCTGATCACCAACAGTGAGGTGCCCCTCTTCCTGAGCCCGTAA
- a CDS encoding IMPACT family protein: protein MQTVTASGFSDFRIRGSRFYGFLFACGSLQEAESFLNSLKNEHPAATHHCYAWRINPNSPEEFSQDDGEPSGSAGLPILNTLRSRNLINCLLVSVRYYGGTKLGKKGLIDAYGSSAEQSIDDARLASVIPVFQYKITYPYTMESAISKLKNDFPLVVIDATYLEEVEMTLAVPIDIHNSFRSVLSSLEHKLTHCTPLGESYRVE from the coding sequence GTGCAGACTGTTACGGCGTCCGGGTTTAGTGATTTTCGCATCAGGGGATCCAGGTTTTATGGGTTTCTGTTTGCGTGCGGGTCTTTGCAGGAAGCTGAGAGTTTTTTGAATTCGCTAAAAAATGAGCATCCGGCGGCCACCCACCACTGCTATGCGTGGAGAATAAATCCGAATAGTCCGGAGGAGTTCAGCCAGGATGACGGCGAGCCGTCAGGTTCGGCAGGACTCCCGATTCTCAACACCCTGCGTTCCCGCAACCTCATCAATTGCCTGCTTGTGAGCGTACGCTACTACGGTGGCACAAAGCTCGGCAAAAAAGGGCTGATTGATGCCTACGGCAGTTCCGCGGAACAGAGCATTGACGATGCACGCCTGGCAAGCGTGATTCCTGTCTTCCAATACAAAATCACCTATCCATACACGATGGAGTCTGCAATAAGCAAACTAAAAAACGATTTCCCGCTCGTCGTGATAGATGCCACCTATCTTGAAGAAGTGGAAATGACGCTTGCCGTTCCAATCGATATCCACAACTCATTTCGTTCCGTCCTATCCTCTCTTGAGCATAAACTGACGCACTGCACCCCCCTTGGAGAGTCCTACCGGGTCGAGTAG
- a CDS encoding dodecin family protein produces MSLAKVIEVISEGKTMEAAVENAVKQASKTVHNIKSVYVENINAVVEGESVTKYRINAKVTFVLEKD; encoded by the coding sequence ATGTCACTGGCAAAAGTAATCGAAGTCATATCTGAAGGAAAAACAATGGAAGCTGCAGTTGAGAATGCTGTTAAACAAGCCTCCAAAACAGTTCACAACATTAAAAGCGTCTATGTTGAAAATATTAACGCTGTTGTTGAGGGAGAGAGCGTTACGAAATACCGGATTAACGCAAAAGTCACGTTTGTCCTGGAAAAGGACTGA
- a CDS encoding DNA-directed RNA polymerase subunit omega encodes MGIKTLNLETLGDKESNKYEKIVVLSKRARQIAAQEKMELDDKLKYFEGFEDEDEFTFNEEQERISKAFEQLPHATQRSVQEMLDDKITYRYPKKD; translated from the coding sequence ATGGGAATTAAAACTCTCAATTTAGAAACACTGGGCGATAAGGAAAGCAACAAATATGAGAAAATTGTAGTGCTTTCGAAGCGCGCCCGGCAGATTGCAGCTCAGGAGAAGATGGAGCTTGACGATAAGCTGAAATATTTTGAAGGATTTGAAGACGAAGACGAGTTTACCTTCAACGAAGAGCAGGAGAGAATTTCCAAAGCTTTTGAACAGCTGCCGCATGCCACCCAACGCTCCGTACAGGAGATGCTCGACGATAAAATTACCTACCGCTATCCCAAAAAGGACTAA
- a CDS encoding YicC/YloC family endoribonuclease: protein MITSMTGFGRGESSSGGFLLTAEVKTLNSRYLDISVRMPQSMQDKELAIKEFAQGKLSRGKVNININMERTGGRQADIRLNTELVKGYGLILRQLRDESGIDEPVQISDILQFSNLFETRKEDEEELKVIWDCTRAALEEALGNLNTMRSKEGTELRTDLEKQINGIAEILETVSEISEKRAPEVREKLHERIRKMVNDDNFDPERMEMEVALLVDKMDINEEIIRLQSHLKFFIEALDADEAVGRRLNFLCQEINRELNTIGSKANDSKIAHHIVLGKEKLEQIREQVQNIE, encoded by the coding sequence ATGATTACTTCAATGACCGGTTTTGGCCGCGGTGAATCTTCATCCGGCGGTTTTTTACTTACTGCCGAGGTGAAGACGCTGAACAGCCGATATCTTGACATTTCCGTTCGAATGCCTCAGTCCATGCAAGATAAAGAACTGGCCATCAAGGAGTTTGCCCAGGGAAAGCTCTCCAGAGGCAAGGTAAACATCAATATCAATATGGAACGGACCGGTGGCCGGCAGGCAGACATCAGGCTGAATACGGAGCTGGTTAAGGGATACGGTCTTATTCTGCGTCAGCTCAGGGATGAGTCGGGCATTGACGAGCCGGTCCAAATAAGCGATATACTGCAGTTCAGCAATCTTTTTGAGACCCGCAAGGAAGATGAAGAGGAACTCAAAGTAATCTGGGACTGTACACGCGCAGCCCTGGAGGAAGCGCTCGGGAATCTGAACACCATGCGAAGCAAAGAGGGCACGGAACTGCGAACGGATCTTGAAAAACAGATCAACGGAATTGCAGAAATTCTTGAAACCGTCAGTGAAATCTCGGAAAAACGGGCACCCGAAGTTCGTGAAAAGCTACATGAACGAATACGCAAGATGGTAAACGATGATAACTTCGATCCGGAGCGCATGGAGATGGAAGTAGCGCTGCTTGTCGATAAGATGGATATTAACGAAGAGATTATCCGCCTGCAATCTCACCTGAAGTTTTTCATTGAAGCCCTGGATGCGGACGAAGCTGTGGGACGCAGGCTCAATTTCCTCTGTCAGGAGATTAACAGGGAGTTAAACACAATCGGCTCCAAAGCGAACGACTCCAAAATTGCGCATCATATTGTTTTGGGTAAAGAGAAACTTGAGCAGATTCGCGAACAAGTACAAAACATTGAGTGA
- a CDS encoding dienelactone hydrolase family protein has protein sequence MYTRQIEIPVSETVLHGVLTIPDGAKSLVIFSHGSGSSHKSPRNKYVAGVLQDEGLATLLFDLLDPEEELNFSARFNIPLLTKRLVEVIEWARADKRTGNLTPMLFGASTGAASALNAAAMRPGEIPAVVSRGGRVDLASDSIGNIDSAVLFIVGELDFEVLRLNRSAMSRLRGPKKLEVIAGASHLFEESGKLERAARIACNWFLKHSSFPVGSTAGKSTAETVEMH, from the coding sequence ATGTATACCAGACAAATTGAGATCCCGGTCAGCGAAACCGTTCTTCACGGCGTGCTTACCATACCCGACGGTGCCAAATCACTGGTGATTTTCTCCCATGGAAGCGGAAGCAGTCACAAAAGCCCGAGAAACAAATATGTGGCCGGCGTGCTGCAGGATGAAGGTCTTGCAACACTTCTGTTTGACCTGCTGGACCCGGAGGAAGAGCTTAACTTCAGTGCGAGGTTCAATATTCCGCTTCTCACCAAAAGGTTGGTTGAAGTGATCGAGTGGGCACGTGCTGACAAGAGAACCGGTAATCTCACTCCCATGCTTTTCGGTGCAAGTACCGGTGCCGCATCCGCATTGAATGCTGCGGCCATGCGGCCGGGAGAGATTCCTGCAGTTGTTTCACGCGGCGGCCGCGTTGACCTGGCTTCCGATTCAATCGGGAATATTGACTCTGCCGTACTATTTATTGTCGGTGAACTGGACTTTGAAGTACTGAGGCTAAACCGAAGTGCAATGTCACGGCTGCGTGGGCCGAAAAAGCTTGAAGTTATTGCGGGTGCATCCCATCTCTTTGAAGAGTCGGGCAAGCTTGAGAGGGCAGCACGGATAGCCTGCAACTGGTTCCTGAAACACAGCTCGTTCCCGGTTGGCAGTACAGCCGGTAAATCAACTGCTGAAACGGTTGAAATGCACTGA
- a CDS encoding DUF2267 domain-containing protein, with product MDTHVNFEKFCNEAQLWVHEIARDMRAPERTDWALHALRAVMHTLRDRTTVQEVFHLSAQMPTLIRGFYFEGYDPRNKPVKMNAEEFLASVKNRMGPGVEVPAGEAVRAVMSVLYDKVSRGELDDIRGSMPKDIQKIWDHLMPEESETD from the coding sequence ATGGACACACATGTAAACTTTGAGAAATTTTGCAATGAAGCTCAGTTATGGGTGCATGAAATAGCAAGGGATATGCGGGCCCCGGAGCGAACAGATTGGGCTTTGCATGCTCTGCGGGCGGTAATGCATACCCTTCGCGACAGAACAACCGTTCAGGAGGTATTTCACCTATCTGCCCAGATGCCCACACTGATTCGGGGATTTTACTTTGAGGGATACGACCCCAGGAATAAACCGGTTAAAATGAATGCAGAAGAATTTCTGGCTTCTGTCAAAAACAGAATGGGACCAGGAGTTGAGGTTCCCGCGGGGGAAGCCGTTCGTGCCGTGATGTCTGTTCTTTACGACAAAGTATCAAGAGGTGAACTTGATGATATACGAGGGTCTATGCCCAAAGACATTCAAAAAATATGGGACCATCTGATGCCGGAAGAGTCTGAAACGGATTAA
- the glmM gene encoding phosphoglucosamine mutase, with amino-acid sequence MALMISVSGIRGIFGSHLTPENLVTYTAAYGTLLEGGTVVVGRDSRVTGQICEDIVCATLQSVGCNVIKVGIAPTPTVAMGVLKHEAAGGIILTASHNPAQWNALKLLNEKSEFLDADRGRDVIELAQNGDFSYSTYDRIGSVSEDPEAIQTHIDAILELPYIDAELIRKKQFTVAVDAVNGAGSVALPQLLEKLGATVHRLNCEPNGIFPHNPEPLPEHLTEICDFIKSTPCDLGIVTDPDADRLALVDENGRLFGEEYTQVAAFDLMLSKKPGDTATNLSSSRASDDISEKYGQQCHRAAVGEINVVKVMQEKGAVIGGEGNGGVINPDLHPGRDALVGTAMILQLLAERDITASEYRNSLPHYEMSKQKVQLSDLGMDADDLLLEVATRYSDNNPDRTDGVKINFDDGWVHFRKSNTEPIVRVYSEASSAGEAEDLATNVLKVLRGV; translated from the coding sequence ATGGCATTAATGATCTCAGTCTCCGGTATCCGGGGCATCTTCGGTTCACATCTCACTCCGGAAAACCTGGTTACCTATACTGCGGCCTATGGAACCCTGCTGGAAGGCGGAACCGTAGTTGTGGGCCGTGATTCGCGCGTTACCGGACAGATCTGTGAGGATATTGTCTGTGCAACGCTTCAGAGCGTGGGGTGCAATGTGATCAAGGTGGGAATTGCCCCTACTCCCACAGTTGCGATGGGCGTTCTGAAACATGAAGCCGCCGGCGGCATCATTCTAACCGCAAGCCACAATCCTGCACAGTGGAATGCTCTGAAACTGCTCAATGAAAAAAGCGAATTTCTGGATGCGGACCGCGGTAGAGACGTGATAGAGCTGGCTCAAAACGGCGACTTTTCATACAGTACTTACGACCGGATCGGATCCGTCAGCGAGGATCCTGAAGCTATCCAGACACATATTGACGCCATTCTGGAACTGCCCTATATCGATGCAGAACTCATCAGAAAAAAGCAATTCACAGTAGCGGTAGACGCGGTGAACGGTGCCGGTTCCGTTGCGCTGCCACAACTTCTTGAAAAGCTTGGGGCAACTGTTCACCGGCTTAACTGTGAACCCAACGGAATCTTCCCTCACAATCCTGAACCGCTTCCGGAGCATCTTACTGAAATATGTGACTTTATTAAATCCACACCCTGCGATCTCGGTATTGTAACCGATCCCGATGCAGACCGCCTGGCACTTGTGGATGAGAATGGCCGGCTGTTTGGAGAAGAGTATACACAGGTTGCCGCATTCGACCTAATGCTCAGCAAGAAACCGGGAGATACCGCAACCAATCTTTCTTCATCCCGTGCATCCGACGATATTTCCGAAAAGTACGGGCAGCAGTGCCACCGCGCAGCCGTTGGTGAAATCAACGTGGTGAAAGTGATGCAGGAGAAAGGAGCCGTAATCGGCGGTGAAGGGAATGGAGGTGTGATCAACCCCGACCTGCATCCGGGACGCGATGCACTGGTGGGTACGGCCATGATACTGCAGCTGCTTGCAGAGCGCGATATCACTGCTTCCGAATACCGCAATTCCCTGCCCCATTATGAAATGAGCAAGCAGAAGGTGCAGCTTTCCGATCTTGGCATGGATGCGGACGACCTGCTGCTGGAAGTGGCCACCCGCTACAGCGATAACAATCCGGACAGAACAGACGGTGTCAAAATCAACTTTGATGACGGATGGGTTCACTTCAGAAAATCAAACACTGAACCCATTGTGAGGGTTTACAGCGAAGCTTCGTCGGCAGGTGAAGCGGAAGACCTGGCTACAAACGTACTGAAGGTTTTACGCGGTGTCTGA
- the coaBC gene encoding bifunctional phosphopantothenoylcysteine decarboxylase/phosphopantothenate--cysteine ligase CoaBC: MLSGKRILLGVTGGIAAYKAAYLLREFQKAGCEVRVTMTPSATRFMGTETFASLSRHSVAVEVFNDTDPGDSWTRHIQWGEWADLFVIAPCTANTLAKLVHGQSDNMLTSTVLAARCPVLICPTMDGEMYESPAVSDNLKKASKLGFYVLEPDTGYLASGLEAKGRLPEADDILTEAARIIKKHRIQGPLTGKKILVTAGPTREFMDPVRFISNPSSGKMGVAMADAARALGGDVILVHGPLSAQIPERVQTESFVSADDLFELVQTHADADIVIMAAAVSDFKPSSPSDQKTKKTGRTESLDLVQTPDSLAWLGEHKNPDQILIGFAMETENLIEGARAKLDKKNLDWICANSISDDGSGFGSDTNTIHLIGRESMQTFSGSKKDIASEILSMIFESD, from the coding sequence ATGCTGTCCGGTAAACGGATACTACTCGGTGTTACCGGCGGAATTGCCGCATACAAGGCAGCCTACCTCCTTCGTGAATTTCAAAAAGCGGGATGCGAAGTGCGGGTCACGATGACTCCCTCAGCCACCCGCTTTATGGGTACAGAGACGTTTGCATCGCTGAGCCGACACAGTGTGGCCGTTGAAGTGTTTAACGATACCGATCCGGGCGACAGCTGGACGCGTCATATTCAGTGGGGCGAATGGGCCGATCTTTTTGTGATAGCCCCCTGCACGGCGAACACCCTCGCAAAACTGGTTCACGGGCAATCCGATAACATGCTTACATCAACCGTGCTTGCCGCGCGGTGTCCTGTACTGATTTGTCCCACCATGGACGGTGAAATGTATGAAAGCCCTGCGGTTTCTGATAACCTGAAGAAAGCGAGCAAACTCGGCTTTTATGTTCTGGAGCCCGATACGGGATATCTTGCAAGCGGTCTTGAAGCCAAAGGCAGGCTTCCCGAAGCGGATGATATTCTGACTGAGGCGGCCCGGATTATAAAAAAACATCGCATTCAGGGTCCCCTTACCGGGAAAAAGATTCTGGTAACCGCAGGACCAACGCGGGAGTTCATGGATCCGGTTCGTTTTATATCCAACCCAAGCAGCGGTAAAATGGGTGTCGCGATGGCTGATGCAGCCCGCGCACTTGGCGGGGATGTTATCCTGGTTCACGGCCCGTTATCGGCACAAATACCCGAGCGTGTTCAAACGGAATCTTTTGTGTCTGCTGATGACCTTTTTGAATTGGTCCAAACACATGCTGACGCAGACATTGTGATTATGGCAGCGGCCGTATCCGATTTTAAACCTTCTTCCCCATCAGACCAAAAAACCAAGAAAACCGGACGTACGGAATCGCTTGATCTGGTTCAAACCCCCGACTCCCTGGCCTGGCTTGGAGAGCATAAAAATCCGGATCAGATACTGATCGGTTTTGCGATGGAGACCGAAAACCTCATTGAAGGCGCCAGAGCCAAACTTGATAAAAAAAATCTGGACTGGATCTGCGCAAACTCCATATCTGATGACGGTTCCGGGTTTGGATCGGATACGAATACGATTCACCTGATCGGACGCGAGTCGATGCAGACGTTCTCGGGCTCGAAAAAAGACATTGCTTCAGAAATTCTCAGCATGATTTTTGAAAGCGACTAA
- a CDS encoding phosphoribosyltransferase: MFLNRMEAGERLAQELLDYRKTNPIVVAIPRGGVETGFRVAEILNCELAIAVSRKLGYLNNPEAAFGAMAEDGSLYMNPRASGRLSKEEIEKVMEKEKKEIHRRIRKYRKNRPFPDLKNRTVIVVDDGIATGSTLMATLEMCKKKEPDTLIVAAPVCGSDMKSTLKKHADDVVILEVPDEYYAVSQVYRDFSPVTDKEVRKWVEEAHGGSIVGESEKQMA, encoded by the coding sequence ATGTTTTTAAACAGAATGGAAGCGGGTGAAAGGCTTGCACAAGAGTTACTGGATTACCGTAAGACGAACCCCATCGTTGTTGCTATTCCCAGGGGCGGTGTAGAAACAGGGTTCAGGGTTGCAGAAATTCTTAACTGTGAACTTGCAATCGCTGTTTCGCGAAAACTTGGCTATCTGAATAACCCGGAAGCAGCATTTGGCGCCATGGCAGAAGATGGCAGCCTCTATATGAATCCCCGGGCTAGCGGGAGGCTCAGCAAGGAAGAGATCGAAAAGGTAATGGAGAAAGAGAAAAAGGAGATACACAGAAGAATCAGGAAATACCGTAAAAACCGACCGTTTCCCGACCTGAAAAACCGGACGGTAATCGTTGTAGATGACGGCATTGCTACCGGATCAACCCTGATGGCTACGCTTGAAATGTGTAAAAAGAAAGAACCGGACACACTGATTGTTGCCGCTCCCGTATGCGGCAGCGATATGAAAAGCACGCTGAAAAAGCATGCCGACGATGTGGTAATCCTGGAAGTGCCGGATGAATACTATGCGGTATCTCAGGTATACAGGGATTTCTCACCCGTCACAGATAAAGAGGTTCGGAAATGGGTGGAAGAAGCTCATGGAGGATCCATAGTCGGGGAAAGTGAGAAGCAGATGGCGTAG